A single region of the Yersinia entomophaga genome encodes:
- a CDS encoding KTSC domain-containing protein, with protein sequence MEIAFLGGGIYQYSRVPASIHTSLMNAPSKGQYFDAHIKKAGYPYRKVG encoded by the coding sequence TTGGAAATTGCTTTTCTAGGAGGCGGTATTTATCAATATTCGAGAGTCCCGGCCTCCATTCACACGTCATTAATGAACGCACCGTCTAAGGGGCAGTATTTTGATGCGCATATCAAAAAAGCTGGCTACCCTTACCGCAAAGTTGGGTGA